A stretch of Myxococcus hansupus DNA encodes these proteins:
- a CDS encoding response regulator, protein MNNTIDFKTLFDASPNPYMLLDRDLRYVAANDAYLRITASTLDSLLGRYVFEVFPNDPENPDNANTLQLRESFLRVLAQRSPDILALIPYRVPRNTDAGVVTEHRYWSATHIPLLDAKGDVAYILQHTVDVTELQRLQEAVRAATGTTAPEPGASQPAQMEAGVFQRAQQVQEANRSLDLERRHLRRLFEQAPSFMCFLRGKEHVFELANTAYQQLVGHRPILGKAIRDALPEVDGQGYFELLDRVFTTGEAFVGRGMRVFLQRTPDDTLAESHVDLVYQPIIEPDGAITGIFVQGHDITEQKRAQDELRQYKDHLEDLVRERTRALEESETERRQTEAALRQAQKMEAVGKLTGGVAHDFNNLLQVIGGNLQLLLRDVGDNTQAQRRLTTAIGAVERGARLSSQLLAFARRQPLNPTVISLGRLVRGMDDLLRRALGEDVELETIIGGGLWNTFVDPNQLENVILNLAINARDAMEGQGKLTLEAGNAMLDDHYSQLHADVTAGQYVLLAISDTGCGMSAEVLERAFEPFFTTKPEGRGTGLGLSMVYGFVKQTGGHVKIYSEVGHGTTIKIYLPRSLQVEMPRAEVINEPVEGGSETLLVVEDDAEVRATAVEMLTELGYRVLKASDGQSALAVIQSGIPIDLLFTDVVMPGPVRSPELARQAKALSPDLEVLFTSGYTENAIVHGGRLDPGVQLLSKPYRREDLARKIRQLLAARQQRITEREAMNPPRLTPPPVSTPAVERVSLRILLVEDDENILLPACELLETLGHTVTAVTSAEQATPLLASRTYDLLFTDVSLPGQSGIELARQALQDAPSLRVIIASGHGNNLDKDDTSALAGAILLPKPYGITQLEQALAQATV, encoded by the coding sequence ATGAACAACACCATCGACTTCAAGACGCTCTTCGACGCCTCCCCCAACCCGTACATGCTGCTCGACCGCGACCTGCGGTACGTCGCGGCCAACGATGCGTACCTCCGCATCACCGCCAGTACGTTGGACTCGCTCCTGGGGCGATACGTCTTCGAGGTGTTCCCGAACGACCCGGAGAACCCCGACAACGCCAACACGCTGCAACTCCGCGAGTCCTTCCTCCGGGTGCTGGCGCAGCGGAGCCCGGACATCCTCGCGCTGATTCCCTACCGGGTCCCCCGGAACACCGACGCGGGCGTCGTCACCGAGCACCGGTACTGGAGCGCCACCCACATCCCCCTCTTGGATGCCAAGGGCGACGTGGCCTACATCCTCCAGCACACCGTCGACGTCACCGAACTGCAGCGGCTCCAGGAGGCCGTCCGCGCGGCCACCGGGACGACGGCGCCCGAGCCCGGCGCGTCGCAGCCCGCGCAGATGGAAGCCGGCGTGTTCCAGCGGGCCCAGCAGGTGCAGGAGGCCAACCGGAGCCTGGACCTGGAGCGGCGCCACCTCCGCCGCCTGTTCGAACAGGCGCCCAGCTTCATGTGCTTCCTGCGCGGCAAGGAGCACGTCTTCGAGCTGGCCAACACGGCCTACCAGCAGCTCGTCGGCCACCGCCCCATCCTGGGCAAGGCCATCCGGGACGCCCTGCCGGAGGTGGACGGCCAGGGCTACTTCGAGCTGCTCGACCGCGTCTTCACCACCGGTGAGGCCTTCGTGGGCCGCGGCATGCGGGTGTTCCTGCAGCGGACGCCGGACGACACGCTCGCGGAGAGCCACGTCGACCTCGTGTATCAACCCATCATCGAGCCGGACGGCGCCATCACCGGCATCTTCGTCCAGGGCCACGACATCACCGAGCAGAAGCGCGCCCAGGACGAGCTGCGCCAGTACAAGGACCACCTGGAGGACCTCGTCCGCGAACGGACCCGCGCGCTCGAGGAGAGCGAGACCGAGCGGCGGCAGACGGAAGCGGCGCTGCGACAGGCGCAGAAGATGGAAGCGGTGGGCAAGCTCACCGGCGGCGTGGCGCACGACTTCAACAACCTGCTCCAGGTCATTGGCGGCAACCTCCAGCTCCTGCTGCGCGACGTGGGGGACAACACCCAGGCCCAGCGCCGGTTGACCACCGCCATTGGCGCGGTGGAGCGCGGGGCACGGCTCTCCTCGCAGCTCCTCGCGTTCGCCCGGCGACAGCCGCTCAACCCGACGGTCATCAGCCTGGGGCGGCTGGTGCGTGGCATGGACGACCTGCTCCGCCGAGCGCTCGGCGAGGACGTGGAGCTGGAGACCATCATCGGCGGCGGGCTCTGGAACACCTTCGTCGACCCGAACCAGCTCGAGAACGTCATCCTCAACCTGGCCATCAACGCGCGCGACGCCATGGAGGGCCAGGGCAAGCTGACGCTCGAGGCCGGCAACGCCATGCTGGATGACCACTACAGCCAGCTCCACGCGGACGTGACCGCCGGCCAGTATGTGTTGCTGGCCATCTCCGACACCGGCTGCGGCATGTCGGCAGAAGTGCTGGAGCGGGCCTTCGAACCGTTCTTCACCACCAAGCCCGAGGGCCGGGGCACGGGCCTGGGCCTGAGCATGGTGTATGGCTTCGTCAAGCAGACCGGCGGCCACGTGAAGATCTACAGCGAGGTCGGCCACGGGACGACCATCAAGATCTACCTCCCCCGCTCGCTCCAGGTGGAGATGCCCCGCGCCGAGGTCATCAACGAACCCGTCGAGGGCGGCTCCGAGACGCTGCTCGTGGTCGAGGACGACGCGGAGGTGCGCGCCACCGCCGTGGAGATGCTCACGGAGCTGGGCTACCGCGTGCTCAAGGCGTCCGACGGCCAGAGCGCGCTCGCCGTCATCCAGAGCGGCATCCCCATTGACCTGCTCTTCACCGACGTGGTGATGCCCGGCCCGGTGCGAAGCCCCGAGCTGGCGCGGCAGGCCAAGGCGCTCTCCCCGGACCTGGAGGTGCTCTTCACCTCCGGCTACACGGAGAACGCCATCGTCCATGGCGGCCGGTTGGACCCCGGCGTTCAACTGCTGAGCAAGCCCTACCGGCGCGAGGACCTGGCGCGGAAGATCCGCCAGTTGCTCGCCGCGCGGCAGCAGCGCATCACCGAACGCGAGGCCATGAACCCGCCCCGCCTGACGCCACCGCCGGTGTCGACACCCGCCGTGGAGCGGGTGTCACTGCGAATCCTCCTCGTGGAGGACGACGAGAACATCCTGTTGCCCGCGTGCGAGCTGCTGGAGACCTTGGGCCATACCGTGACGGCCGTCACCAGCGCGGAGCAGGCCACGCCCCTGCTGGCCTCGCGCACGTACGACCTGCTCTTCACCGACGTGAGCCTGCCTGGCCAGTCCGGCATCGAGCTGGCCCGCCAGGCGCTCCAGGACGCCCCCTCGCTGCGCGTCATCATCGCGTCGGGGCACGGCAACAACCTGGACAAGGACGACACCAGCGCGCTCGCGGGCGCCATCCTGCTGCCCAAGCCCTACGGCATCACCCAGCTCGAGCAGGCGCTGGCCCAGGCCACCGTATGA
- a CDS encoding MFS transporter, with product MKFLRELRSVLNLTVLVAGLGYFVDLFDITLFGVVRVASLKDIGITDPAEILQSGLLIYNAQMVGMMVGGLLWGVLADKRGRLSVMFGSILLYSFANLANAFAWDVTSYAVFRFLGGVGLAGELGAAITLVAESLPKEKRGLGTTIVATLGMLGIVAAAFVGQHLYWKTAYLTGGFMGIALLFARFKVSESELFQKKTDPSRANPLLLLTGGRFLKYICCILIGVPIYFTTGILFTFAPELTAGLNVQGTVTAGNAILYGSIGLTLGDLLAGVFSQWLKSRKRAVAINLIAGFSLMLVYGLTPGLTSTMVYVLSFLIGITVGYWAVLVTMAAEQFGTNIRGTVATTVPNFVRGSAALAASGFAYLKGEMSVATAAIVVGSVCFGLALIALTRLEETFHRDLDFEETATGPETAPQTSQSST from the coding sequence ATGAAATTCCTGAGAGAGCTCCGCTCGGTCCTCAACCTGACCGTGCTGGTGGCCGGGCTCGGCTACTTCGTCGACCTCTTCGACATCACGCTGTTCGGCGTGGTGCGTGTCGCCTCGCTGAAGGACATTGGCATCACGGACCCGGCCGAAATCCTCCAGAGCGGCCTGCTCATCTACAACGCGCAGATGGTGGGCATGATGGTGGGCGGCCTGCTGTGGGGCGTGCTCGCCGACAAGCGCGGGCGTCTCTCGGTGATGTTCGGCTCCATCCTGCTCTACTCGTTCGCGAATCTGGCCAACGCCTTCGCCTGGGACGTCACCAGCTACGCCGTCTTCCGGTTCCTGGGCGGCGTGGGCCTGGCGGGCGAGCTGGGCGCGGCCATCACCCTGGTCGCGGAGTCCCTGCCCAAGGAGAAGCGCGGCCTGGGCACCACCATCGTCGCCACGCTGGGCATGCTCGGCATCGTCGCCGCGGCCTTCGTCGGTCAGCACCTGTACTGGAAGACGGCCTACCTCACCGGCGGCTTCATGGGCATCGCGCTGCTCTTCGCGCGCTTCAAGGTGTCCGAGTCGGAGCTGTTCCAGAAGAAGACGGACCCGTCACGCGCCAACCCGCTGCTGCTGCTCACCGGCGGCCGGTTCCTCAAATACATCTGCTGCATCCTGATTGGCGTGCCCATCTACTTCACCACGGGCATCCTCTTCACCTTCGCGCCCGAGCTCACCGCCGGCCTCAACGTCCAGGGCACGGTGACGGCCGGCAACGCCATCCTCTACGGCTCCATTGGCCTGACGCTGGGCGACCTGCTGGCCGGCGTCTTCAGCCAGTGGCTCAAGAGCCGCAAGCGCGCCGTGGCCATCAACCTCATCGCGGGCTTCTCGCTGATGCTCGTCTACGGCCTGACGCCGGGGCTCACCAGCACCATGGTGTACGTCCTCAGCTTCCTCATTGGCATCACCGTGGGCTACTGGGCCGTGCTCGTCACCATGGCCGCCGAGCAGTTCGGCACCAACATCCGCGGCACCGTGGCCACCACCGTCCCCAACTTCGTGCGCGGCTCGGCGGCGCTCGCGGCCAGCGGCTTCGCCTACCTCAAGGGCGAGATGTCCGTGGCCACCGCGGCCATCGTCGTCGGCAGCGTCTGCTTCGGCCTGGCGCTCATCGCCCTCACCCGCCTGGAGGAGACGTTCCACCGCGACCTGGATTTCGAGGAGACGGCCACCGGCCCGGAGACGGCCCCGCAGACCTCGCAGTCCAGCACCTGA
- a CDS encoding 4Fe-4S dicluster domain-containing protein: MPPLTDRYPLPVLGGPAPWRSLEGRAMEEGPPEEFPPEADAPPKGLSRRVLLELAAFGTAASGLAGCFRSPPEKVLPYSRPPPEFTPGVPLHFATGFTWEGHVRGVLARSQEGRPTLVSGNPSHPESLGAAGAHEQASLLGLYDPHRARAVRHRGAPTSLARVFEMLRRRAARTDAGAGLRLLVEPSASPLWARTYARILERFPKARVVPFTSTDTGHADAGARLALGRELRAVPDWGAARAVVSLDDDFLSTSTGGLRASREFIAARMPPDLNRLWVVESRLSLTGAFADERLRARPSRVPLVARGLAAELGRLLNRGDLAALAEGSAALDATEQRWVAGAARDLMEQGARSWVSVGEAQPPAVHALAHLLNATLGDGTVRCVEQVLAPAPDWGALSELVTDIRAGGVDTLLITAWNPVFRAPTDVPLGDALQQIEDAVYCALHDDETAARVSWSVPTTHPYEAWEDGRAVDGTATVLQPLIAPLLESAVPPLELVAAFTGALSTTPYERLRALWREQARPPERFEDAWERWLAEGVIADTRLPEQRGAVDAPAVLAAVRRLPPPGDGLELHFVPDTKVHDGRFGANPWLQELPDPVTQLTWDNAVGVSPVTAARLSLTRGSRVRLELRGRSVEAPVLVAPGQADDTLTVPLGYGQRLGSPVARGVGFDAQVLRFQDAPWFAPGVRLSRLEGHHDFALTQEHWRMEGRPVALQTTASRFAAREDTGLEALQAPQAHLYPPTPVPTEAHHRWGMAIDLHRCTGCSACVVACQAENNIPAVGKDQVRRGREMHWLRIDRYFQGDASDPSVITQPLMCVHCEYAPCEYVCPVAATVHSDEGLNQMVYNRCVGTRYCSNNCPYKVRRFNYLEYNRGGPLDRMYRNPQVTVRSRGVMEKCTYCVQRIEGARITARVEGRHIRQGEVRTACQQACPTGAIVFGDLDRPEDPVSQLHRDPRHYALLNHLGTQPRTVHLIRLKNPWEVAG; encoded by the coding sequence ATGCCACCGCTGACGGACCGATATCCGCTCCCCGTGCTCGGAGGCCCCGCGCCGTGGCGGAGCCTGGAGGGGAGGGCGATGGAGGAGGGGCCACCGGAGGAGTTCCCTCCCGAGGCGGACGCGCCGCCCAAGGGGCTGTCTCGGCGCGTGCTGCTGGAGTTGGCCGCGTTCGGCACCGCGGCGTCCGGGCTCGCGGGCTGCTTCCGCTCACCGCCGGAGAAGGTGCTGCCCTACTCGAGGCCGCCCCCTGAATTCACGCCGGGCGTTCCGCTCCATTTCGCCACGGGCTTCACGTGGGAAGGCCATGTGCGCGGCGTGCTGGCGCGCAGCCAGGAGGGGCGGCCCACCCTGGTGTCGGGCAACCCTTCCCATCCGGAGAGTCTGGGCGCCGCGGGTGCGCATGAGCAGGCCTCGCTGCTGGGGCTCTACGACCCGCACCGCGCGCGCGCCGTGCGTCACCGGGGCGCGCCCACGTCGCTGGCCCGCGTCTTCGAGATGCTTCGCCGTCGCGCGGCCCGGACGGACGCGGGCGCGGGACTGCGGTTGCTGGTGGAGCCCAGCGCGTCACCGCTGTGGGCGCGGACGTATGCGCGCATCCTCGAACGTTTCCCGAAGGCCCGGGTGGTGCCCTTCACGTCGACGGACACGGGGCATGCGGACGCGGGCGCCCGGCTGGCCCTGGGGCGTGAACTGCGCGCGGTGCCGGACTGGGGCGCCGCGCGGGCCGTCGTGTCGTTGGACGATGACTTCCTGTCCACGTCGACGGGCGGGCTCCGGGCGTCACGCGAGTTCATCGCCGCGCGCATGCCGCCCGACCTCAACCGGCTCTGGGTGGTGGAGAGCCGGCTGAGCCTCACGGGGGCGTTCGCGGACGAGCGGCTCCGGGCACGGCCGTCCCGGGTGCCGCTTGTCGCACGCGGGCTCGCGGCGGAGCTCGGGCGGCTGCTGAACCGAGGGGACCTCGCGGCGCTCGCGGAGGGCTCCGCGGCCTTGGACGCCACGGAGCAGCGCTGGGTGGCGGGCGCCGCGCGGGATTTGATGGAGCAGGGGGCCCGCTCATGGGTTTCGGTGGGGGAAGCGCAGCCCCCCGCCGTGCACGCCCTGGCGCACCTGCTCAACGCGACGTTGGGCGACGGGACGGTGCGGTGCGTGGAGCAGGTCCTCGCGCCAGCGCCGGACTGGGGGGCCTTGTCCGAGCTGGTGACGGACATCCGGGCGGGTGGGGTGGACACGCTGCTCATCACCGCCTGGAACCCCGTGTTCCGCGCGCCCACGGACGTGCCGTTGGGGGACGCGCTGCAGCAGATCGAGGACGCGGTGTATTGCGCGCTTCACGACGATGAGACCGCCGCGAGGGTGTCCTGGTCCGTCCCCACGACGCACCCCTACGAGGCCTGGGAGGATGGACGTGCGGTGGACGGCACCGCCACGGTCCTGCAACCGCTCATCGCGCCCCTGCTGGAGAGCGCCGTCCCGCCGCTGGAGCTGGTGGCGGCCTTCACCGGCGCGTTGTCCACCACGCCCTACGAGCGCCTGCGGGCCCTGTGGCGTGAGCAGGCGCGGCCCCCGGAGCGATTCGAAGATGCGTGGGAGCGCTGGCTCGCGGAGGGCGTCATCGCGGATACGCGGCTGCCCGAGCAGCGAGGCGCAGTGGATGCCCCCGCGGTGCTCGCGGCGGTGCGGCGATTGCCTCCGCCTGGAGACGGGCTGGAGCTGCACTTCGTCCCGGACACCAAGGTCCACGACGGCCGCTTTGGGGCGAACCCCTGGCTCCAGGAGCTGCCGGACCCGGTGACGCAGCTCACCTGGGACAACGCGGTGGGGGTGAGCCCGGTGACCGCGGCCCGGCTGTCGCTGACCCGGGGCTCGCGGGTCCGGCTGGAGCTGCGGGGGCGCTCCGTGGAAGCGCCGGTGCTGGTGGCGCCCGGGCAGGCGGATGACACGCTCACGGTGCCGCTGGGATACGGCCAGCGCCTGGGCAGTCCCGTGGCCCGAGGCGTGGGCTTCGACGCGCAGGTGCTGCGCTTCCAGGATGCGCCGTGGTTCGCGCCGGGGGTGCGGCTCTCGCGCCTGGAGGGGCACCACGACTTCGCGCTGACGCAGGAACACTGGCGGATGGAGGGCCGGCCGGTGGCGCTCCAGACGACGGCCTCCCGCTTCGCCGCGCGGGAAGACACCGGGCTCGAAGCGCTCCAGGCGCCCCAAGCGCATCTCTATCCCCCCACGCCCGTCCCGACCGAGGCCCACCATCGTTGGGGCATGGCCATCGACCTGCACCGCTGCACGGGTTGCAGTGCGTGTGTCGTCGCGTGCCAGGCGGAGAACAACATCCCCGCGGTGGGGAAGGACCAGGTGCGACGCGGCCGGGAGATGCACTGGCTTCGCATCGACCGCTACTTCCAGGGCGACGCGAGCGACCCTTCCGTCATCACCCAGCCGCTGATGTGCGTGCACTGCGAGTACGCGCCTTGCGAGTACGTGTGCCCCGTGGCCGCGACCGTCCACTCGGACGAGGGCCTCAACCAGATGGTCTACAACCGCTGCGTCGGCACGCGGTACTGCTCCAACAACTGTCCCTACAAGGTCCGCCGCTTCAACTACCTGGAATACAACCGGGGCGGCCCGCTGGACCGGATGTACCGCAACCCGCAGGTGACGGTGCGCTCGCGCGGGGTGATGGAGAAGTGCACGTACTGCGTGCAGCGCATCGAGGGGGCCCGCATCACCGCGCGGGTGGAGGGCCGCCACATCCGCCAGGGTGAGGTGCGCACCGCCTGTCAGCAGGCGTGTCCCACGGGCGCCATCGTCTTCGGTGACCTCGACCGGCCGGAGGACCCCGTCAGCCAACTGCATCGGGATCCTCGCCACTACGCGCTGTTGAACCACCTGGGGACGCAGCCGCGCACCGTGCACCTCATCCGCCTGAAGAATCCGTGGGAGGTCGCCGGATGA
- a CDS encoding dicarboxylate/amino acid:cation symporter has product MKKLVSAWFRIPFWQRVLGAFVLGAVAGWLVGEPAGPWFQPLGTLYVNLIKMIATPLVFFAVMNAVAALHGQKSVAALGGKTFLWFAITAALAVGVGLAVATFLQPGVGVGQLVAMESFKPKDVPGPIQVLLDVVPTNPFAALAGGKILQVIFFAALLGFALVKLGEKTARLRELVREASDAMIQVTRFVLELTPLGTFGLIAALVGTYGFERLLPLGKLVFALYLACALHIVFVYGGLLLTHGLNPLRFFRGAAPGMQVAFVSASSFASMPVAIRAVTHNLGVNKDYASFAVPLGASIKMDGCGAIYPAIASLFVAQYFGLELSASQYFIILLASVLGSFGTAGVPGTAVVMATVVLSSAGLPLEGLGYLLAIDRILDMMRTMTNVTGQMLVPVLVAREEGLLDIAVYDRASTNVALDEDVAKAE; this is encoded by the coding sequence GTGAAGAAGCTGGTCTCCGCCTGGTTCCGCATCCCCTTCTGGCAGCGCGTCCTGGGGGCTTTCGTGCTCGGCGCCGTGGCGGGCTGGCTCGTGGGCGAGCCGGCGGGCCCTTGGTTCCAGCCGCTGGGGACGCTCTACGTCAACCTCATCAAGATGATCGCCACGCCGCTGGTGTTCTTCGCGGTGATGAACGCGGTGGCGGCGCTCCACGGGCAGAAGAGCGTGGCGGCGCTGGGCGGAAAGACATTCCTCTGGTTCGCCATCACCGCCGCGCTGGCCGTGGGGGTGGGGCTGGCTGTCGCGACGTTCCTGCAGCCCGGCGTGGGCGTGGGGCAGCTCGTGGCCATGGAGTCCTTCAAGCCGAAGGACGTGCCCGGCCCCATCCAGGTGCTGCTGGATGTGGTCCCCACCAACCCGTTCGCCGCGCTGGCGGGTGGGAAGATCCTCCAGGTCATCTTCTTCGCCGCGCTGCTGGGCTTCGCGCTGGTGAAGCTGGGCGAGAAGACGGCCCGGTTGCGCGAGCTGGTCCGCGAGGCCAGTGACGCGATGATTCAAGTCACGCGCTTCGTGCTGGAGCTCACGCCGCTGGGGACCTTCGGGCTCATCGCGGCGCTGGTGGGGACCTATGGCTTCGAGCGCCTGCTGCCCTTGGGCAAGCTCGTGTTCGCGCTGTACCTGGCGTGCGCGCTGCACATCGTCTTCGTCTACGGCGGGCTGCTGCTGACGCACGGACTCAACCCGCTGCGCTTCTTCCGAGGCGCAGCGCCGGGCATGCAGGTGGCGTTCGTCAGCGCGTCCAGCTTCGCGTCCATGCCGGTGGCCATCCGCGCGGTGACGCACAACCTGGGCGTCAACAAGGACTACGCGTCCTTCGCGGTGCCGCTGGGCGCGAGCATCAAGATGGACGGCTGTGGTGCCATCTATCCGGCCATCGCGTCGCTCTTCGTGGCGCAGTACTTCGGCTTGGAGCTGTCCGCGTCGCAGTACTTCATCATCCTGTTGGCGTCGGTGCTGGGCAGCTTCGGCACCGCGGGCGTGCCCGGGACGGCGGTGGTGATGGCCACGGTGGTGCTCAGCTCCGCGGGGTTGCCGCTGGAGGGCCTGGGCTACCTGCTGGCCATCGACCGCATCCTCGACATGATGCGCACCATGACGAACGTCACGGGGCAGATGCTGGTGCCGGTGCTGGTGGCGCGCGAGGAGGGGCTGCTCGATATCGCCGTGTACGACCGGGCCTCCACCAACGTCGCCTTGGACGAGGACGTGGCCAAGGCTGAATAG
- a CDS encoding isopenicillin N synthase family dioxygenase translates to MAETSSLNIPTVDLADLASDDSARVERAAAAIREAFGVFGLVYVKNHGVDTQALNRFYDAFGAFIAKPAEEKKPYGRADIWYQRGWTPPNTEVAVAGNGQPDFKECYFAAPYPNDPQSALEFPELYPENVWPQNAPAYFEDGLMTLGRSLHEAGLKLLRGSAIALGLPGNLFSELCERGAHVTRALQYLPLTDAQVNTSIVWGEEHTDFNLLTLLPGGRFLDPNGGAAPGPDNKSGLYLRTRATPEAPNGLQVRGTAPAGCIVAQVGQQLEILTGGTFLATPHVITAPGVSGWQRQSAAHFMHVHTNTVLFPLEKFRGPEAIRNYAPPVLAGTYDIKTLVDIGLAPASALDKLGYRHYDRLNRQRAGA, encoded by the coding sequence ATGGCCGAGACCTCTTCGCTCAACATCCCCACTGTCGACCTCGCCGACCTCGCGTCGGATGACTCCGCTCGCGTCGAGCGCGCTGCCGCGGCGATCCGCGAGGCCTTTGGCGTTTTTGGTCTCGTGTACGTGAAGAACCACGGCGTCGACACCCAGGCGCTGAACCGGTTCTACGACGCCTTTGGCGCGTTCATCGCGAAGCCCGCCGAGGAGAAGAAGCCCTACGGCCGTGCCGACATCTGGTACCAGCGGGGTTGGACGCCTCCGAACACCGAGGTCGCGGTCGCCGGCAACGGCCAGCCGGACTTCAAGGAGTGCTACTTCGCCGCGCCCTACCCCAATGACCCGCAGTCCGCGCTCGAGTTCCCGGAGCTGTACCCGGAGAACGTGTGGCCCCAGAACGCGCCGGCCTACTTCGAGGACGGCCTGATGACGCTGGGCCGCTCGCTCCACGAAGCCGGCCTGAAGCTGCTCCGGGGCTCCGCCATCGCGCTGGGTCTGCCGGGCAACCTCTTCTCCGAGCTGTGCGAGCGCGGCGCCCACGTCACCCGCGCGCTCCAGTACCTGCCCCTCACCGATGCGCAGGTGAACACCTCCATCGTCTGGGGCGAGGAGCACACGGACTTCAACCTGCTCACCCTGCTCCCCGGGGGACGCTTCCTGGACCCCAACGGCGGCGCGGCGCCGGGCCCCGACAACAAGAGCGGCCTGTACCTGCGCACGCGCGCGACGCCCGAGGCGCCCAACGGCCTCCAGGTCCGTGGGACCGCGCCCGCGGGATGCATCGTCGCGCAGGTGGGCCAGCAGCTCGAAATCCTCACGGGCGGCACCTTCCTCGCCACCCCCCACGTCATCACCGCCCCGGGCGTGTCGGGATGGCAGCGTCAGTCGGCCGCGCACTTCATGCACGTGCACACCAACACGGTGCTGTTCCCGCTGGAGAAGTTCCGCGGCCCCGAGGCCATCCGGAACTACGCCCCGCCCGTGCTCGCGGGGACGTATGACATCAAGACGCTGGTGGACATCGGGCTGGCGCCCGCGAGCGCGCTCGACAAGCTCGGGTACCGCCACTACGACCGGCTGAACCGTCAGCGCGCTGGCGCGTAG
- a CDS encoding cytochrome c3 family protein — translation MGLFPPATDGILRAVLGLMAVLPVALPVALLLLARNPLGTGAFEPVPQPVPFDHRHHVADEGIGCRYCHEGAWKGPFAGIPPTSRCMGCHAQIWNESEPLSLVRQSYFEDRPIPWNRVHRLPNYVFFNHAIHVHKGVGCVSCHGRVDQMARVEQVAPLTMGWCLECHRDPVPHLRPPERVADMTWRPPGAARDTGLLVMRTLDVSPRTECSTCHR, via the coding sequence ATGGGCCTCTTTCCTCCAGCGACCGATGGAATCCTGCGCGCCGTGCTCGGCCTGATGGCCGTGCTGCCGGTGGCGCTGCCCGTCGCGCTGTTGCTGCTGGCACGGAACCCCCTGGGCACCGGCGCCTTCGAGCCCGTGCCGCAACCCGTCCCGTTCGACCATCGGCACCACGTCGCGGACGAAGGCATCGGCTGTCGCTACTGCCATGAAGGCGCCTGGAAAGGGCCGTTCGCCGGCATTCCGCCCACCAGCCGGTGCATGGGCTGCCATGCGCAAATCTGGAACGAGAGCGAGCCCCTGTCGCTGGTGCGCCAAAGCTACTTCGAGGACCGGCCCATTCCCTGGAACCGCGTCCACCGGCTGCCGAACTACGTGTTCTTCAACCACGCCATCCATGTGCACAAGGGCGTGGGGTGCGTGAGCTGTCACGGCCGCGTGGACCAGATGGCGCGGGTGGAGCAGGTGGCGCCGCTCACCATGGGCTGGTGCCTGGAGTGCCACCGCGACCCCGTGCCGCACCTGCGCCCGCCGGAGCGCGTGGCGGACATGACGTGGCGTCCTCCGGGGGCGGCCCGCGACACGGGGCTCCTGGTGATGCGGACCCTGGATGTCTCTCCCCGGACCGAGTGCTCGACATGCCACCGCTGA